In Canis lupus familiaris isolate Mischka breed German Shepherd chromosome 9, alternate assembly UU_Cfam_GSD_1.0, whole genome shotgun sequence, a single window of DNA contains:
- the LOC100856176 gene encoding tubulin gamma-2 chain isoform X1, whose amino-acid sequence MPREIITLQLGQCGNQIGFEFWKQLCAEHGISPEGIVEEFATEGTDRKDVFFYQADDEHYIPRAVLLDLEPRVIHSILNSPYAKLYNPENIYLSEHGGGAGNNWASGFSQGEKIHEDIFDIIDREADGSDSLEGFVLCHSIAGGTGSGLGSYLLERLNDRYPKKLVQTYSVFPNQDEMSDVVVQPYNSLLTLKRLTQNADCVVVLDNTALNRIATDRLHIQNPSFSQINQLVSTIMSASTTTLRYPGYMNNDLIGLIASLIPTPRLHFLMTGYTPLTTDQSVASVRKTTVLDVMRRLLQPKNVMVSTGRDRQTNHCYIAILNIIQGEVDPTQVHKSLQRIRERKLANFIPWGPASIQVALSRKSPYLPSAHRVSGLMMANHTSISSISISFSSLKVPASNMTSCGSGRPSWSSSARRTSSRRTLTSWTPQERLCRNSSTNTMQPHGQTTSPGAPRSSDFLPTTSPRQ is encoded by the exons ATGCCCCGGGAGATCATCACCCTGCAGCTGGGCCAGTGCGGCAACCAga ttGGGTTCGAGTTCTGGAAACAGCTGTGCGCCGAGCATGGTATCAGCCCCGAGGGCATCGTGGAGGAGTTCGCCACCGAGGGCACTGACCGCAAGGACGTCTTTTTCTACCAG GCAGACGATGAGCACTACATCCCCAGGGCAGTGCTGCTGGACCTCGAGCCACGGGTAATCCACTCCATCCTCAACTCCCCCTATGCCAAGCTCTACAACCCAGAGAACATCTACCTGTCAGAGCATGGAGGAGGAGCTGGCAACAATTGGGCCAGTGGATTCTCACAG GGTGAGAAAATCCATGAAGATATTTTTGACATCATCGACCGAGAAGCCGATGGAAGTGACAGCTTAGAG GGCTTTGTGCTGTGTCATTCCATTGCTGGGGGGACGGGTTCTGGCCTAGGCTCCTATCTTCTCGAACGACTAAATGACAG gtaccccaagaagcTGGTGCAGACATACTCAGTGTTTCCCAACCAGGATGAGATGAGCGATGTGGTGGTCCAGCCCTACAACTCCCTGCTCACACTCAAGAGGCTGACTCAGAACGCAGACTGTGTG gtggtgCTGGACAACACAGCCCTGAACCGGATCGCCACAGACCGTCTGCACATCCAGAACCCGTCCTTCTCCCAGATCAACCAGCTG GTGTCCACCATCATGTCGGCCAGCACCACCACCCTGCGCTACCCCGGCTACATGAACAACGACCTCATCGGCCTCATTGCCTCGCTCATTCCCACTCCTCGACTCCACTTCCTCATGACTGGCTACACCCCGCTCACCACGGACCAGTCG GTGGCCAGCGTGAGGAAGACCACGGTCCTGGATGTCATGAGGCGGTTGCTGCAGCCCAAGAACGTGATGGTGTCCACAGGCCGGGATCGCCAAACCAACCACTGCTACATCGCCATCCTCAACATCATCCAGGGGGAGGTGGACCCCACCCAG gTGCACAAGAGTCTGCAGAGGATCCGGGAACGCAAGCTGGCCAACTTCATCCCCTGGGGCCCTGCCAGCATCCAGGTGGCCCTGTCAAGGAAGTCTCcctacctgccttcggcccaccgGGTCAGTGGGCTCATGATGGCCAACCATACCAGCATCTCCTCG ATTTCTATCTCTTTCAGCTCTTTGAAAGTTCCTGCCAGCAATATGACAAGCTGCGGAAGCGGGAGGCCTTCCTGGAGCAGTTCCGCAAGGAGGACATCTTCAAGGAGAACTTTGACGAGCTGGACACCTCAAGAGAGGTTGTGCAGGAACTCATCGACGAATACCATGCAGCCACACGGCCAGACTACATCTCCTGGGGCACCCAGGAGCAGTGACTTCCTCCCCACCACTTCCCCTAGACAATAA
- the LOC100856176 gene encoding tubulin gamma-2 chain isoform X2, with the protein MPREIITLQLGQCGNQIGFEFWKQLCAEHGISPEGIVEEFATEGTDRKDVFFYQADDEHYIPRAVLLDLEPRVIHSILNSPYAKLYNPENIYLSEHGGGAGNNWASGFSQGEKIHEDIFDIIDREADGSDSLEGFVLCHSIAGGTGSGLGSYLLERLNDRYPKKLVQTYSVFPNQDEMSDVVVQPYNSLLTLKRLTQNADCVVVLDNTALNRIATDRLHIQNPSFSQINQLVSTIMSASTTTLRYPGYMNNDLIGLIASLIPTPRLHFLMTGYTPLTTDQSVASVRKTTVLDVMRRLLQPKNVMVSTGRDRQTNHCYIAILNIIQGEVDPTQVHKSLQRIRERKLANFIPWGPASIQVALSRKSPYLPSAHRVSGLMMANHTSISSLFESSCQQYDKLRKREAFLEQFRKEDIFKENFDELDTSREVVQELIDEYHAATRPDYISWGTQEQ; encoded by the exons ATGCCCCGGGAGATCATCACCCTGCAGCTGGGCCAGTGCGGCAACCAga ttGGGTTCGAGTTCTGGAAACAGCTGTGCGCCGAGCATGGTATCAGCCCCGAGGGCATCGTGGAGGAGTTCGCCACCGAGGGCACTGACCGCAAGGACGTCTTTTTCTACCAG GCAGACGATGAGCACTACATCCCCAGGGCAGTGCTGCTGGACCTCGAGCCACGGGTAATCCACTCCATCCTCAACTCCCCCTATGCCAAGCTCTACAACCCAGAGAACATCTACCTGTCAGAGCATGGAGGAGGAGCTGGCAACAATTGGGCCAGTGGATTCTCACAG GGTGAGAAAATCCATGAAGATATTTTTGACATCATCGACCGAGAAGCCGATGGAAGTGACAGCTTAGAG GGCTTTGTGCTGTGTCATTCCATTGCTGGGGGGACGGGTTCTGGCCTAGGCTCCTATCTTCTCGAACGACTAAATGACAG gtaccccaagaagcTGGTGCAGACATACTCAGTGTTTCCCAACCAGGATGAGATGAGCGATGTGGTGGTCCAGCCCTACAACTCCCTGCTCACACTCAAGAGGCTGACTCAGAACGCAGACTGTGTG gtggtgCTGGACAACACAGCCCTGAACCGGATCGCCACAGACCGTCTGCACATCCAGAACCCGTCCTTCTCCCAGATCAACCAGCTG GTGTCCACCATCATGTCGGCCAGCACCACCACCCTGCGCTACCCCGGCTACATGAACAACGACCTCATCGGCCTCATTGCCTCGCTCATTCCCACTCCTCGACTCCACTTCCTCATGACTGGCTACACCCCGCTCACCACGGACCAGTCG GTGGCCAGCGTGAGGAAGACCACGGTCCTGGATGTCATGAGGCGGTTGCTGCAGCCCAAGAACGTGATGGTGTCCACAGGCCGGGATCGCCAAACCAACCACTGCTACATCGCCATCCTCAACATCATCCAGGGGGAGGTGGACCCCACCCAG gTGCACAAGAGTCTGCAGAGGATCCGGGAACGCAAGCTGGCCAACTTCATCCCCTGGGGCCCTGCCAGCATCCAGGTGGCCCTGTCAAGGAAGTCTCcctacctgccttcggcccaccgGGTCAGTGGGCTCATGATGGCCAACCATACCAGCATCTCCTCG CTCTTTGAAAGTTCCTGCCAGCAATATGACAAGCTGCGGAAGCGGGAGGCCTTCCTGGAGCAGTTCCGCAAGGAGGACATCTTCAAGGAGAACTTTGACGAGCTGGACACCTCAAGAGAGGTTGTGCAGGAACTCATCGACGAATACCATGCAGCCACACGGCCAGACTACATCTCCTGGGGCACCCAGGAGCAGTGA
- the LOC100683542 gene encoding LOW QUALITY PROTEIN: small nuclear ribonucleoprotein F-like (The sequence of the model RefSeq protein was modified relative to this genomic sequence to represent the inferred CDS: inserted 1 base in 1 codon; substituted 1 base at 1 genomic stop codon) → MVTACWTDYSWVSGERPAALACGRNDNPKPFLNGLTGKPVTVKLKWGMEYKGYLVSVDGYMNMQLANTEEYIDGALSGHLGEVLIRCHNVLYIRGXEEEXEDGEVRE, encoded by the exons ATGGTAACAGCTTGCT GGACGGACTATAGCTGGGTCAGCGGCGAGCGGCCTGCAGCATTGGCTTGTGGTCGCAATGACAATCCGAAACCTTTTCTGAATGGATTAACAGGAAAGCCAGTAACGGTGAAACTGAAGTGGGGAATGGAGTACAAAGGCTACCTTGTGTCTGTAGATGGCTATATGAACATGCAGCTTGCAAACACAGAAGAATACATAGATGGAGCGTTGTCTGGACATTTGGGTGAAGTTTTAATAAGGTGTCATAATGTCCTTTATATCAGGG GTGAAGAAGAGTAAGAAGATGGGGAAGTGAGAGAATAG